In Treponema denticola, one genomic interval encodes:
- a CDS encoding extracellular solute-binding protein gives MKTLKRLTMLILLVSVALGIIACGGSGADGGAAAKGPIAKAEAIMAEETAAGVPDFTSPPVEDKNLKVSGMPEEVVWITSYPKDLSSKDTKKGGTLHLSLSEYPTTFRYVGPESNLATRSLMRVNASLLDVNAETQEYMPYAATHWAFGADNQTVYYKLNEKAKWSDGVPCTADDFIFCWESYCSPNLEDPWYNNNYRKYEVKKINDYCISIKYLESDKLPKVSLLSETSFIPRPKHFHNGEVKKGWYNEYNWKVEPTTGPYIVNADKCVQGEMLIVEKVKDWWGHEYPYWKNRCNIDTIEYKVITGGQDMVENYFWNGELDYFYMNIPATWRRCATNENITKGYVDRWVINYLPLQGVQGIFINTQFPLFSNKKVRQAMYYAIDIQGMIDQALYGEYKRNHNIGLGQIWGGVDFNDHTIRKPDFNPDTARKMLGEAGYTVVGSDGILQNAKGERVSFELLYSAPNHTERLSILKEQAKKAGVEIELKMMESGAFNTVLNKKHQAWWGGMSTWYEPSYWQYFSKANAEKVSTNNSFGWWSEEMEKLLAFEESGPPLAEKAENNKKIERLVHEEALVIPHYYLDFVRSGVWKWIRMPSWGNRKLDYDEDFMNYKSYMWIDEDIRQEVLKAKAEGKTFEPRVWTPSTRYISE, from the coding sequence ATGAAAACATTAAAAAGATTAACTATGTTAATTCTTTTGGTTTCAGTTGCTCTCGGTATAATCGCTTGCGGCGGTAGCGGAGCTGACGGCGGAGCTGCTGCAAAGGGCCCCATAGCTAAGGCTGAAGCAATTATGGCAGAAGAAACTGCTGCAGGTGTACCCGATTTTACTTCACCGCCTGTAGAGGACAAGAACCTCAAGGTTTCAGGTATGCCTGAGGAAGTAGTTTGGATTACAAGTTATCCGAAAGACTTATCATCAAAAGATACAAAGAAGGGCGGAACATTGCATCTTTCTTTAAGTGAGTATCCTACAACATTTAGATATGTAGGCCCCGAATCAAACTTAGCTACAAGATCTTTGATGAGGGTTAATGCATCCTTATTAGATGTAAATGCTGAAACACAGGAGTACATGCCTTATGCTGCAACTCACTGGGCTTTCGGTGCCGATAATCAGACTGTTTACTATAAACTTAATGAAAAAGCAAAATGGTCTGACGGTGTTCCATGTACGGCAGATGACTTTATCTTTTGTTGGGAATCTTATTGTTCTCCCAACCTCGAAGATCCTTGGTACAATAACAATTACAGAAAATATGAAGTTAAAAAAATTAATGACTACTGTATTTCAATTAAATACTTGGAATCGGACAAGCTGCCGAAAGTATCTCTTCTTAGTGAAACATCCTTTATCCCGAGGCCCAAGCACTTCCATAACGGCGAAGTTAAAAAGGGCTGGTACAACGAATATAACTGGAAGGTTGAGCCTACAACAGGACCTTATATCGTAAATGCCGATAAATGCGTTCAGGGTGAAATGCTCATTGTTGAAAAAGTTAAGGACTGGTGGGGACATGAATATCCTTACTGGAAAAACCGATGTAACATTGATACAATCGAATACAAGGTTATTACCGGCGGACAGGATATGGTTGAAAACTATTTCTGGAACGGTGAGCTCGACTACTTTTATATGAACATTCCTGCAACATGGAGAAGATGTGCTACAAACGAAAACATCACCAAAGGTTATGTAGACCGCTGGGTTATAAACTATCTTCCTTTACAGGGTGTTCAGGGTATCTTCATTAATACTCAGTTCCCATTGTTCAGCAATAAGAAAGTTCGCCAGGCTATGTACTATGCAATCGACATTCAGGGCATGATCGATCAGGCACTCTATGGCGAATATAAGCGAAACCACAACATCGGTTTAGGCCAGATTTGGGGCGGCGTAGATTTTAATGACCACACAATTAGAAAGCCTGATTTTAATCCCGATACGGCAAGAAAAATGCTAGGTGAAGCAGGTTACACTGTTGTAGGTTCTGACGGAATCTTACAGAATGCAAAAGGTGAAAGAGTTTCTTTCGAGCTTCTTTATTCTGCACCTAATCACACAGAACGCTTGTCGATTCTTAAAGAACAGGCCAAAAAAGCCGGTGTAGAAATTGAGCTTAAGATGATGGAAAGCGGTGCTTTTAATACCGTTCTTAACAAAAAACACCAGGCTTGGTGGGGCGGTATGAGCACATGGTATGAGCCCTCATATTGGCAGTATTTCTCAAAGGCCAATGCCGAAAAGGTAAGTACAAACAACTCTTTCGGCTGGTGGAGCGAAGAGATGGAAAAACTTCTTGCATTTGAAGAGTCAGGACCGCCCTTGGCAGAAAAGGCTGAAAACAACAAGAAGATTGAACGCCTTGTTCATGAAGAAGCTTTGGTTATCCCCCATTACTATCTCGATTTTGTGAGAAGCGGTGTTTGGAAGTGGATAAGAATGCCTTCTTGGGGTAACAGAAAGCTTGATTATGACGAAGACTTCATGAATTACAAGAGTTATATGTGGATTGATGAAGATATCCGCCAAGAGGTTCTTAAGGCAAAAGCTGAAGGCAAAACCTTTGAACCCCGTGTATGGACTCCTTCAACCCGCTATATCTCGGAATAA
- a CDS encoding ABC transporter ATP-binding protein → MAERQPIFEAVDLVQEFSQGKYTKNVVHALNGVNIKVYPGETLGLVGETGCGKSTLCRAMMRLYKPTSGKVLYKGKSIERLPERKLKDVRRNVQMIFQDPADSMNSRMNVGYIIEEPLLIQTKMAPHERKEKVMGLLKYVGLPEDAYYRYPHEFSGGQRQRIAIARALVLDPEVVVCDEPVSALDVSVQSQVLNLLLDMQKERNLTLLFISHGLNVVKHMSDRVAVMYLGSIMEMAPSEDIYKDPLHPYTQALIAAIPDTDPDNRRRRIPFTGEIPSPIHLPKGCPFHLNCTKKIDKCAVEKPVLREVEEGHMCACHLV, encoded by the coding sequence ATGGCTGAAAGACAACCTATTTTTGAAGCAGTTGATTTAGTTCAAGAATTTTCACAAGGCAAGTACACCAAGAACGTTGTTCATGCTCTTAACGGCGTAAATATTAAGGTATATCCGGGCGAAACCCTCGGTCTTGTAGGCGAAACAGGCTGCGGCAAGAGCACTCTTTGCCGAGCTATGATGCGTCTTTATAAGCCGACTTCCGGGAAAGTACTTTATAAAGGCAAGAGCATTGAGAGATTGCCTGAGAGAAAGTTAAAAGATGTGCGTAGAAATGTTCAGATGATTTTCCAAGATCCTGCCGATTCTATGAATTCCAGAATGAATGTAGGGTACATTATTGAAGAACCCCTTCTTATCCAGACAAAAATGGCTCCGCACGAAAGAAAAGAAAAGGTTATGGGGCTTTTAAAATATGTAGGCCTTCCTGAAGATGCTTATTACCGATATCCCCACGAATTTTCAGGGGGCCAGCGTCAGCGAATAGCAATTGCACGCGCTCTTGTTTTAGATCCTGAAGTAGTTGTATGCGATGAGCCTGTAAGTGCTCTTGATGTTTCAGTTCAATCTCAGGTATTAAACCTCCTATTGGATATGCAAAAAGAAAGGAATTTAACCCTTTTGTTTATTTCACACGGCTTAAATGTCGTTAAGCACATGTCTGATAGAGTTGCGGTTATGTACTTGGGCTCTATTATGGAGATGGCTCCTTCGGAGGATATCTATAAAGATCCATTGCATCCCTATACTCAGGCCCTGATAGCGGCTATTCCCGATACGGATCCTGATAACAGACGCAGAAGGATTCCTTTTACAGGTGAAATACCTTCGCCGATTCATCTTCCTAAGGGTTGTCCCTTCCATTTAAACTGTACAAAGAAAATTGATAAGTGTGCGGTCGAAAAACCTGTGCTTAGAGAAGTTGAAGAAGGGCACATGTGTGCCTGCCATTTGGTATAA
- a CDS encoding ABC transporter permease subunit: protein MNNYFVRRLLLIIPTFVGITLVVFAVTRIVPGGPIERAIMQRMLAQEGKAGKTSRQDSQPLNAEALAELAAFYGFDKPWPIAYLEWMGSLLRGDMGRSTKYNDPVFQMIVSKFPISLRFGIISVILIYSICIPLGIKKALKHRSLFDNVSSVFIFIGYALPGYIVAIILLQIFAFTIPWFPSGGLYSRNYMDMNFFQKVVDNVWHMFLPMIAYVIGSFAVTTMVMKNNLMENMAADYIKTAVAKGRTFKDAMWKHAFRNSIIPIAAGLGGLITIFFSGAFLIEKIFNINGMGLLSFRAIVDRDYPVVLGSLVMTSLLSLIGNILSDFILSVVDPRIRLGE, encoded by the coding sequence ATGAATAATTATTTCGTAAGAAGATTGCTGTTGATTATTCCAACATTTGTAGGAATAACTCTGGTAGTTTTTGCAGTAACGCGCATCGTTCCCGGAGGTCCTATTGAAAGGGCTATTATGCAGAGAATGTTGGCCCAAGAAGGTAAAGCAGGAAAAACAAGCAGACAAGACTCTCAGCCCCTTAATGCTGAGGCTTTAGCTGAACTTGCAGCCTTTTACGGTTTTGACAAACCTTGGCCTATAGCTTATCTCGAATGGATGGGAAGCCTTTTAAGGGGAGATATGGGACGTTCTACAAAATACAACGATCCGGTATTTCAGATGATTGTAAGTAAATTCCCTATATCTTTAAGATTCGGTATTATTTCGGTTATTTTGATTTATTCAATATGTATTCCATTGGGTATCAAAAAAGCCCTAAAACACCGGAGCCTTTTTGATAACGTTTCTTCGGTGTTTATATTTATAGGTTATGCTCTCCCGGGCTACATAGTCGCTATTATCTTATTACAAATTTTTGCATTTACTATTCCTTGGTTCCCATCAGGCGGCCTTTATTCACGAAATTACATGGATATGAATTTTTTCCAAAAGGTCGTAGACAATGTTTGGCACATGTTCTTACCCATGATAGCCTATGTTATAGGTTCCTTTGCCGTTACAACCATGGTTATGAAAAACAACCTCATGGAAAATATGGCTGCAGATTATATTAAAACAGCTGTTGCGAAGGGTAGAACATTTAAAGATGCTATGTGGAAACATGCCTTTAGAAACAGTATTATCCCTATTGCTGCCGGGTTGGGCGGTCTTATAACCATTTTCTTTTCAGGAGCTTTCCTCATTGAGAAGATATTCAATATAAACGGTATGGGACTTCTTTCATTTAGAGCAATTGTTGATAGGGATTATCCGGTAGTATTGGGCTCCTTGGTAATGACATCTCTTTTGAGTTTAATAGGTAATATTTTAAGCGATTTTATTCTTTCGGTGGTAGATCCCCGAATAAGGTTAGGTGAATAG
- the rpmB gene encoding 50S ribosomal protein L28: protein MSRVCEICGKGSMSGNSVSKSKIHTKRVWKPNLVNVKTEICGRTLTIKMCSRCLKSDYVTKKV, encoded by the coding sequence ATGTCAAGAGTATGTGAAATTTGCGGAAAAGGCTCAATGTCAGGTAACTCTGTAAGTAAGTCCAAAATTCACACAAAAAGAGTTTGGAAGCCCAATTTGGTAAATGTAAAGACAGAAATCTGCGGCAGGACTCTAACCATTAAAATGTGTTCTCGATGCTTAAAAAGCGATTACGTTACAAAAAAAGTTTAG
- a CDS encoding ParB/RepB/Spo0J family partition protein — protein sequence MAKLTALGNVGKTSIANSGASELSVMVPIENINLKDEFKNLFPLNENMVDIITENILSGAYDKSQPIHVWKEGMILVDGHHRLAAAKKAGLKEIPVFYHYFKDLEEALAYAIKLQTDRRNLSDAELLKILQTLDQLKQVGRIALDSDKKSSGKSAEITAKKIGVSRSKVEKARTVQNKASEEIKKAVEEGEMSINAAYNIVQNESKEIEVSIILEPYTCELEMDEKQVKRIESFLKKENIKYSLVKKL from the coding sequence ATGGCAAAATTAACGGCACTAGGCAATGTGGGGAAAACCTCTATAGCCAATTCAGGAGCGAGTGAACTATCTGTTATGGTTCCAATAGAAAATATAAATTTAAAAGACGAATTTAAAAATCTGTTTCCGTTAAATGAAAACATGGTAGATATAATTACAGAAAATATATTATCAGGTGCTTATGATAAAAGCCAACCTATTCATGTATGGAAAGAAGGTATGATTTTAGTCGATGGTCATCATAGACTTGCTGCTGCAAAAAAGGCAGGATTAAAAGAAATACCCGTATTCTATCATTATTTTAAAGATTTGGAAGAAGCCCTAGCCTATGCTATTAAACTTCAAACCGATAGAAGAAATCTCTCAGATGCAGAACTTTTAAAAATATTACAAACTCTTGATCAATTAAAACAGGTTGGAAGAATAGCTTTAGATTCCGATAAAAAATCTTCCGGAAAATCAGCCGAAATCACAGCCAAAAAAATCGGAGTTTCAAGATCTAAAGTTGAAAAAGCTAGGACGGTGCAAAATAAAGCCTCTGAAGAAATAAAAAAGGCTGTTGAAGAAGGTGAGATGTCAATCAATGCGGCCTATAACATTGTTCAAAATGAATCGAAAGAAATTGAAGTCTCTATAATATTGGAACCTTATACCTGTGAACTTGAAATGGATGAAAAACAGGTCAAGCGAATCGAAAGCTTTTTAAAAAAAGAAAATATAAAATATTCTTTAGTAAAGAAACTTTAA
- a CDS encoding ParA family protein — MVVVTFSSLKGGTGKSSAAIIVSMALKSAGKRVLGIDMDINNSFSFYFLEDGNESERKNIAYALQGDNLLDFIIHTNKGVDIIPSSLRLVDLRAMSTSILKRLIPSLENAYDIVIIDTAPTYDNIVLNAVNASDYVITPINYSQFDFNSSIFLGQKLRMETEHFDKWFLFFNGHESRYDGNPESLQNQYKELFKQNETFGTKVLDITFPFTRNIRKFADAGEIIQNKGQTLKLHKSVCDLCSVIMDEEIRPEKF, encoded by the coding sequence GTGGTAGTAGTAACATTTTCCAGCCTTAAAGGCGGTACCGGCAAGTCATCGGCGGCGATTATAGTATCAATGGCGTTGAAATCGGCAGGAAAAAGAGTCCTTGGAATCGACATGGACATCAACAACTCATTTTCATTCTATTTTTTAGAAGATGGTAATGAAAGTGAAAGAAAAAACATCGCCTATGCATTGCAAGGCGATAATCTTTTAGATTTTATAATTCATACGAACAAGGGAGTTGATATTATTCCCTCCAGTCTTAGGCTTGTAGACTTGAGAGCGATGTCTACAAGTATTCTAAAAAGGCTTATTCCAAGCCTTGAAAATGCTTATGACATAGTAATTATAGATACGGCTCCTACATACGATAACATAGTCCTGAATGCTGTGAATGCTTCCGATTATGTTATAACACCGATAAATTACTCTCAGTTTGACTTTAACTCTTCAATTTTTTTAGGGCAAAAGCTCAGAATGGAAACTGAGCATTTTGATAAATGGTTCTTGTTTTTTAACGGCCATGAAAGTCGTTATGATGGAAATCCTGAAAGTTTACAAAACCAGTATAAAGAACTTTTTAAACAAAATGAAACTTTCGGAACAAAAGTATTAGATATTACATTCCCATTCACTAGAAACATAAGAAAATTCGCCGATGCAGGCGAAATAATTCAAAATAAAGGGCAGACGCTAAAACTTCATAAATCCGTATGCGATTTATGTTCCGTCATTATGGATGAAGAAATTCGTCCTGAAAAATTTTAG
- a CDS encoding ABC transporter permease subunit: MSDDVKSRTFLDTLKEYWGAFRNRFRMDPLMKKRFERFGEIKKAKFALIFIGVLYLLSLIAELFISNRPIMMWVDGKLYFPTYSKMLLAEDFGFRVENELELNYREFKKHVKAEKRGWVLLPLIPYNPYEADTAAAPLSLTFDGTPSMGIAVTSKDNLPMDDPADYEWIAVGVINGIKMAEKDYTWIKFADSASSKQPLSDFPSASRQWVGISVGRSHPNESVNASDYIWHKVGSKDNRIDLGNGKILTIRFAKGDKGQMFHPLSPSFKTRHILGTDRIGRDIFARLIYGYRIAMSFALLVAAATYFIGTIIGIAMGYFGGKFDTISQRFIEIWERIPYLYMVMILASIFKPTFTMFVLINIAFSWTGKTWGMRAMTYRERERDYILAARSMGASAWRIITVHILPNVIVLIVTSLPFVISGNIGALTSLDYLGYGLQPPTPSWGELLSVGTATYLEAPWILSSAVAGFVLVLVMITFIGEGLRDAFDPRRFTVYK, translated from the coding sequence ATGAGCGATGATGTAAAATCAAGAACTTTTTTAGATACTTTAAAAGAATATTGGGGAGCATTTAGAAACAGATTTAGAATGGATCCCCTTATGAAAAAGCGTTTTGAACGCTTTGGAGAAATTAAAAAGGCTAAATTTGCCCTTATTTTTATCGGAGTCTTATATCTCCTATCCCTTATTGCCGAGTTGTTTATTTCAAACAGACCCATTATGATGTGGGTTGACGGTAAGCTCTATTTTCCAACCTATAGTAAAATGCTCCTGGCCGAAGATTTCGGTTTCAGAGTTGAAAATGAACTTGAATTAAATTATAGAGAGTTTAAAAAACATGTTAAGGCCGAAAAAAGAGGCTGGGTTCTTCTTCCCTTGATTCCCTATAACCCCTATGAGGCTGATACTGCTGCCGCACCTTTATCTCTTACCTTTGACGGAACTCCCAGTATGGGTATCGCCGTTACATCTAAGGATAATCTGCCTATGGATGATCCAGCAGACTATGAGTGGATAGCGGTAGGTGTTATAAACGGAATAAAAATGGCAGAAAAGGATTATACTTGGATTAAATTTGCCGATTCAGCCTCATCGAAGCAGCCCTTATCCGACTTTCCTTCAGCTTCAAGACAGTGGGTCGGTATTTCTGTAGGCCGTTCTCATCCGAATGAATCCGTAAATGCTTCAGACTATATTTGGCATAAAGTAGGTTCAAAAGATAACAGAATAGACCTTGGAAACGGAAAGATTTTAACAATCCGTTTTGCAAAAGGCGATAAGGGACAGATGTTCCATCCTCTTTCTCCTTCTTTTAAGACACGCCATATTTTGGGTACCGACCGAATCGGACGGGATATCTTTGCCCGTCTTATTTACGGTTATAGGATTGCTATGTCCTTTGCCTTGCTTGTAGCTGCAGCAACCTACTTTATCGGAACTATTATCGGTATTGCAATGGGGTACTTCGGAGGTAAATTTGATACGATTTCTCAAAGATTTATAGAAATATGGGAGCGCATACCCTATCTTTACATGGTTATGATTTTAGCTTCAATATTTAAGCCTACATTTACCATGTTCGTTTTAATAAATATAGCTTTCAGCTGGACAGGAAAAACCTGGGGTATGAGGGCTATGACTTATAGAGAAAGAGAGAGAGACTATATTTTGGCTGCAAGGTCAATGGGTGCAAGTGCTTGGAGAATAATTACCGTACACATTCTGCCCAACGTTATAGTTCTAATCGTTACATCCTTACCATTTGTTATATCGGGAAATATCGGAGCTTTAACCTCTCTTGATTATTTGGGTTACGGTTTACAGCCTCCTACACCGAGCTGGGGAGAACTTTTAAGCGTCGGAACTGCCACTTATTTGGAAGCTCCATGGATTCTTTCTTCGGCTGTTGCAGGCTTTGTTCTTGTTTTGGTTATGATCACCTTTATAGGTGAAGGTTTGCGGGATGCCTTTGACCCGCGCAGATTTACGGTATATAAATAG
- a CDS encoding ABC transporter ATP-binding protein translates to MSGENLLTIEYLSVAFKSGAGDPVEVIDRVSLKLERGKTLSLVGESGCGKSVTASSVMRILPQPYGIVTNGKIPFEGQNILDLPIDEMYKKRGAEIAMIFQEPMTALNPVHIVQKQIGEVFELHRPEIPKDERQTHVLKVLKDVEMPSAEQRLKNYPFQLSGGMRQRVMIAMALAGHPKLLIADEPTTALDVTVQAQILALIKALQEKNNMSVLYITHDMGVVAEVSDDVAVMYAGQIVETADVNTIFKNPRHPYTRGLIASMPKMNSEPKTHLPYIRGAVPSPRAYPATCRFAERCSYATDYCRSNTPKLEEFEPGHFIRCFRAKELD, encoded by the coding sequence ATGAGTGGAGAAAACCTTCTCACGATTGAGTACCTTTCCGTTGCTTTTAAAAGCGGTGCAGGGGATCCTGTAGAGGTAATAGACAGAGTATCGTTAAAACTGGAACGCGGAAAGACTCTATCCCTTGTAGGGGAGTCAGGCTGCGGAAAAAGTGTAACCGCTTCTTCGGTTATGCGTATTTTGCCTCAGCCATACGGAATTGTTACCAATGGAAAAATTCCTTTTGAGGGTCAAAACATTTTGGATCTGCCCATCGATGAGATGTATAAAAAACGCGGTGCAGAGATTGCGATGATCTTCCAAGAACCTATGACGGCTTTAAACCCTGTGCACATTGTTCAAAAGCAAATTGGAGAAGTCTTTGAACTTCACCGTCCCGAAATACCGAAGGACGAACGGCAGACACACGTTTTGAAGGTTTTAAAAGATGTAGAAATGCCGTCTGCCGAACAGCGTTTAAAAAACTATCCTTTCCAGCTTTCAGGCGGAATGAGACAGCGCGTTATGATTGCTATGGCTCTTGCCGGCCATCCTAAACTGCTTATTGCAGATGAACCTACGACGGCCTTGGATGTTACCGTTCAAGCCCAAATTTTGGCCCTAATAAAGGCCTTACAAGAAAAAAATAATATGAGCGTTCTGTATATCACGCATGATATGGGTGTTGTTGCAGAAGTCAGTGATGATGTTGCGGTTATGTATGCGGGACAGATTGTGGAAACCGCCGATGTTAATACTATTTTTAAAAACCCGCGCCATCCTTACACACGAGGATTAATAGCGTCCATGCCCAAGATGAACTCTGAGCCTAAGACGCATTTACCATATATTAGGGGTGCAGTACCTTCTCCAAGGGCCTATCCTGCTACCTGCCGTTTTGCAGAAAGGTGTTCTTATGCAACCGATTATTGCCGTTCAAATACACCTAAGCTTGAGGAATTTGAGCCGGGGCATTTTATCAGATGCTTTAGGGCAAAGGAGTTAGACTAA
- a CDS encoding ABC transporter substrate-binding protein has translation MKIKFFFICALCTLFFVSCGSKAISYLDQPASDAYDNILKEEMENLPDFSAPAVIVKDFRIDGTPSDLKWYTSYPKDLSSKALKKGGIFYGFLGDIPNTFRYMGPGADELCEKLFNTQMPLLWTSFETFEFMPCSAVFWAVDISSKTVYYKLNENIFWSDGEPCTADDWIFADEFCKSKKIVDPAKNRKHNNLEVKKINDFCLSVHVLDNQIYTEQELLDISNFKPIAKHFYKGQIPDDWVAKYNRTVEPTTGPYILKKYDYNNGLHFAKVENWWAQTYPHFKAIANFDEIFYRIITGDKRPAFTKFARGLFDVIHIDDPGEWAKAEASADVQNGFINLWRGRHVPVQGPAGLFFNTQAPPLDNLFVRKGLYYAVDIDGMISRVYADKRVRLHTIGSGQTWGSAEFNNPEIKKPSFDPKKAREFFSKAGYDRVNSSGILVNSEGKELSFVILYDDPSLYEAFGLLYAQALLAGLKLEFRQMGGKLFDKLESRDFQAWWGSLNSYRLPDNYTLFHSSFAKSKSFNNFFGYSNPEMDILLEKYEKGSLSYVEKADVNRQIEKIVDEDALMIPSFYKDTIDVMAWKWICFPAWLNMKYQKYLDDPMFGYMWFDGDIEKECLKAKDENKILQMRAYFLSERYK, from the coding sequence TTGAAAATTAAGTTTTTTTTTATTTGTGCTTTATGCACTCTTTTTTTTGTTTCATGCGGTTCTAAAGCAATATCTTATCTTGATCAGCCGGCTTCCGATGCTTACGATAACATTTTAAAGGAAGAGATGGAAAATCTTCCGGATTTTTCCGCTCCTGCCGTCATAGTTAAAGATTTCCGCATTGACGGAACTCCTTCCGATTTGAAATGGTATACATCCTATCCTAAAGACCTTTCTTCTAAGGCTTTAAAAAAAGGCGGTATTTTTTACGGTTTTTTAGGCGATATACCGAATACCTTCCGTTATATGGGGCCGGGTGCCGATGAGCTTTGTGAAAAGCTTTTTAATACTCAAATGCCGCTTTTATGGACCTCATTTGAAACCTTTGAATTTATGCCCTGTTCCGCCGTATTCTGGGCTGTCGATATTTCTTCTAAAACGGTGTATTATAAGCTCAACGAAAATATTTTTTGGTCGGACGGCGAGCCTTGTACGGCTGACGATTGGATCTTTGCTGACGAATTTTGTAAATCTAAAAAAATTGTTGATCCGGCAAAAAACAGAAAACATAATAATCTTGAAGTAAAAAAAATAAATGACTTTTGTTTATCCGTACATGTTTTAGATAATCAAATTTATACTGAACAGGAACTTTTAGATATAAGTAATTTTAAGCCCATAGCAAAACACTTTTATAAGGGGCAAATTCCTGATGACTGGGTTGCAAAGTATAACCGTACGGTTGAGCCTACTACAGGACCTTATATTCTTAAAAAGTATGACTATAATAACGGGCTCCATTTTGCTAAAGTTGAAAATTGGTGGGCTCAAACCTATCCTCATTTTAAGGCTATTGCTAATTTTGATGAGATTTTTTATAGGATAATAACCGGCGATAAAAGACCTGCTTTTACAAAATTTGCCCGAGGTCTATTCGATGTAATTCATATAGACGATCCGGGAGAATGGGCCAAGGCCGAGGCCTCTGCAGATGTACAAAACGGTTTTATAAACCTTTGGCGGGGCCGTCATGTTCCGGTACAAGGGCCGGCAGGTTTATTTTTTAATACACAGGCTCCTCCCCTCGATAATCTATTTGTAAGAAAGGGGCTTTATTATGCGGTTGATATCGATGGGATGATCAGCAGGGTCTATGCCGATAAAAGAGTCAGGCTTCACACAATCGGTTCAGGTCAAACATGGGGCAGTGCTGAATTTAATAATCCGGAGATAAAAAAACCGTCTTTTGATCCTAAAAAAGCCCGTGAGTTTTTTTCAAAGGCCGGGTATGATAGGGTAAATTCTTCAGGTATTTTGGTCAATTCCGAAGGGAAAGAATTGAGTTTTGTTATTCTATATGACGATCCCTCATTGTATGAAGCTTTCGGGCTTTTATATGCTCAGGCCCTGCTTGCAGGCCTTAAACTTGAGTTTAGACAAATGGGAGGTAAACTCTTTGATAAGCTTGAAAGCAGAGACTTCCAAGCTTGGTGGGGCAGTCTTAATTCTTACCGCCTCCCCGATAATTACACCCTTTTTCATTCTTCATTTGCCAAATCGAAAAGTTTTAATAATTTTTTCGGTTATTCAAATCCAGAAATGGATATTCTTTTAGAAAAATATGAAAAAGGCTCTTTATCCTATGTAGAAAAAGCTGATGTAAACCGGCAGATTGAAAAAATTGTAGATGAGGATGCCCTTATGATTCCTTCATTTTACAAGGATACAATAGATGTTATGGCTTGGAAGTGGATTTGCTTCCCCGCATGGCTTAATATGAAGTATCAAAAATACCTTGATGACCCCATGTTCGGTTATATGTGGTTTGACGGCGATATTGAAAAAGAGTGTCTAAAAGCAAAGGATGAAAATAAAATTCTTCAAATGAGAGCTTATTTTTTAAGTGAAAGATACAAGTAG